From a single Nostoc sp. MS1 genomic region:
- a CDS encoding LysR family transcriptional regulator, translating into MDRISCMKTFVRTVETGSFSAVAKELNTTQPTISKQIAALEEYLDVQLLVRSTRTLSLTDEGSRFYEHCQRVLEAVTEAESSVGQRQKPGGVLRVGCPVAFGQLQVVPRLKAFLERYPNIKLDLMMTDHFVDLIEEGLDLAIRIGKVEDTSLITQRIGITRRVTIGHQSYFERTGEPQTPQDLVKHNCIVYTRLATGNEWYFQGTQGVIQVTVNGNFQANNSAAIREAVLAGLGIAVSPVWLFGDALHGSNLKIILKDYQPVPLPIHAVYRRGRFVPAKVRCFIDFLANEFRLDPWVSDYGQSPVVD; encoded by the coding sequence ATGGATCGTATTTCCTGCATGAAAACCTTTGTGCGGACAGTGGAAACGGGCAGTTTTTCCGCCGTAGCCAAAGAACTAAACACCACTCAACCCACTATTAGTAAGCAGATTGCCGCATTAGAGGAATATTTAGACGTTCAGTTACTTGTTCGCTCTACGCGCACTTTGAGTTTGACTGATGAAGGTTCCCGTTTCTACGAACACTGTCAACGGGTATTAGAGGCAGTGACAGAAGCCGAATCAAGTGTAGGGCAACGACAAAAACCTGGGGGAGTATTGCGGGTAGGTTGTCCTGTGGCTTTTGGTCAATTGCAAGTAGTACCACGGCTGAAAGCCTTTCTTGAGCGCTACCCAAATATCAAACTTGATTTGATGATGACAGATCACTTTGTAGACCTGATAGAAGAAGGATTGGATTTGGCAATTCGGATTGGCAAGGTGGAGGATACTTCACTGATTACACAACGCATTGGTATTACAAGGCGAGTCACAATTGGGCATCAATCATACTTTGAGCGAACAGGTGAACCGCAAACACCACAAGACTTAGTAAAACATAACTGTATTGTTTACACTCGCCTTGCTACAGGTAATGAATGGTACTTTCAAGGAACTCAAGGAGTCATCCAAGTCACAGTAAACGGTAACTTCCAAGCAAATAACTCTGCTGCTATTAGAGAAGCTGTGTTAGCTGGTTTAGGAATTGCTGTTTCTCCGGTTTGGTTATTCGGTGATGCACTACATGGCAGTAATCTGAAAATTATTCTCAAAGATTACCAACCTGTTCCACTACCCATTCACGCTGTCTACCGTCGAGGTCGATTTGTACCAGCTAAAGTGCGTTGTTTCATAGATTTTCTGGCTAATGAGTTTAGGCTTGACCCTTGGGTGTCAGATTACGGGCAATCTCCAGTGGTTGATTAA
- a CDS encoding response regulator, translating into MVLNVLIRLLIVDEHPPMREGLSALLEKEADFQVVGLAQNGVEAIAQFRKHQPDVLLMDLRMPQMEGVDVISSLRSEFSNARIIIFTTYDGDEDIYQALRAGAYGYLLKDAPCQELFTAIRKVYLGEKYVMSSVAQKLTQRFSESELTERELEVLRLMVQGKNNRKISEELCIVEGTVKFHVRNILEKLGASDRTHAVTIALKRGLARL; encoded by the coding sequence ATGGTTTTAAATGTTCTCATTCGTCTCTTAATTGTAGATGAGCATCCTCCAATGCGAGAAGGATTATCAGCCTTATTAGAAAAGGAGGCAGACTTTCAGGTAGTTGGTTTGGCACAAAATGGAGTTGAAGCGATCGCTCAGTTCCGTAAGCACCAACCCGACGTATTGTTGATGGATCTACGAATGCCACAAATGGAAGGGGTAGATGTAATTAGTTCTCTACGGAGTGAGTTTTCCAATGCCCGTATTATCATTTTCACTACCTACGATGGTGACGAAGACATCTATCAAGCGTTACGTGCAGGAGCATATGGTTATTTGCTCAAAGATGCACCCTGCCAAGAATTATTTACAGCAATTCGCAAAGTATATCTTGGAGAAAAATATGTCATGTCATCGGTAGCACAAAAACTGACTCAACGCTTCTCTGAATCTGAATTGACAGAGCGAGAGTTAGAAGTGTTACGGCTGATGGTACAAGGTAAGAACAATCGTAAAATTAGTGAAGAACTGTGTATTGTCGAAGGAACAGTTAAGTTTCATGTACGAAACATTCTAGAAAAACTAGGAGCAAGCGATCGCACTCACGCGGTTACTATTGCTCTTAAGCGAGGTCTTGCTCGACTTTAA
- the xisF gene encoding fdxN element excision recombinase XisF has translation MEIWGYARVSSEEQQTDKGALRKQVERLRNAGCSKVYWDIQSRTTEVREGLQQLIHDLQTSAKGKVKSLQFTRIDRIGSSSRLFYSLLEVLRSKEIKLIALDQGVDPDSLGGELTIDMLLAAAKFEVRMVTERLKSERRHRVNQGKSHRIAPLGYRIDKDKYVRDNSPCVCLLAGQIELTVSDVARYIFKTFFECGSVAATVRKLHSDFGIETKALNWHKQEQSSRIVSDDDLDKIVFAPNKTNHPWRYPWSGLRWSIPGLKALLVNPVYAGGLPFDTYAKSKGKRKHFDEWKVKWGTHDDEAIITCEEHERVKQIIRENRNNRWAAREDNEVNPFSKLIKCSYCGGSMTRHAKRVDKNGQAIYYYQCRLYKAGNCSNKNMISSKVLDIQVVDLLAQEAERLANLVETDEQPVVEEPPEVKTLRASLNSLETLPPSSAIEQIKNDLKEQIAIALGTINNTTKQSLIAKERIIQAFANKSYWQELNAQDKKLILNGCIKKICVDGNFVTTIEYRY, from the coding sequence ATGGAAATATGGGGTTACGCCAGAGTCAGCAGTGAGGAACAACAAACAGATAAAGGTGCTTTGCGAAAGCAAGTAGAACGTCTGCGTAATGCGGGATGTTCCAAAGTCTATTGGGATATTCAATCGCGGACTACCGAGGTCAGGGAAGGGCTACAACAATTAATTCATGATTTGCAGACATCCGCAAAGGGTAAGGTAAAATCTCTGCAATTTACCCGCATTGACCGGATTGGCTCATCATCACGGTTGTTTTACTCATTATTGGAGGTGTTGCGTTCCAAAGAAATTAAACTGATAGCTCTAGACCAAGGAGTTGACCCAGACAGCCTTGGTGGGGAATTAACAATTGATATGTTACTTGCTGCTGCAAAATTTGAGGTAAGAATGGTAACGGAGAGATTAAAAAGTGAACGCCGTCATCGGGTAAACCAAGGAAAAAGTCACCGAATTGCTCCATTGGGATACCGTATCGATAAAGATAAATATGTCCGCGATAATTCACCATGCGTTTGCTTGTTAGCTGGACAAATCGAATTAACTGTATCGGACGTAGCAAGATATATTTTCAAAACTTTTTTTGAGTGTGGTTCAGTTGCGGCTACTGTTCGTAAGTTGCATTCAGATTTTGGTATAGAAACAAAAGCTTTAAATTGGCACAAGCAGGAACAATCTTCACGAATCGTCAGTGATGATGACTTAGATAAAATTGTCTTTGCACCCAATAAAACTAATCATCCCTGGCGTTATCCTTGGTCTGGTTTAAGATGGTCAATTCCAGGTTTAAAAGCATTATTAGTCAACCCTGTTTATGCGGGTGGTTTGCCTTTTGATACTTATGCTAAATCAAAGGGAAAGCGAAAACATTTTGATGAGTGGAAGGTCAAATGGGGAACTCATGATGATGAAGCAATAATTACCTGTGAAGAACACGAAAGGGTAAAACAGATTATCCGAGAAAATCGTAATAATCGATGGGCTGCAAGAGAAGATAATGAAGTGAACCCATTTTCTAAGTTAATTAAATGTAGTTATTGCGGTGGTTCAATGACGCGCCATGCAAAACGGGTAGATAAGAATGGGCAAGCTATCTATTATTATCAGTGCCGTTTGTACAAAGCTGGTAATTGTAGCAATAAAAATATGATTTCATCAAAAGTATTGGATATACAGGTAGTTGATTTATTAGCACAAGAAGCCGAACGGTTGGCAAACTTGGTGGAAACAGATGAGCAACCTGTTGTAGAGGAACCACCAGAAGTGAAAACGCTCCGCGCATCATTGAATAGTTTGGAAACTTTACCACCAAGTTCAGCTATTGAACAAATCAAAAATGACCTGAAGGAACAGATTGCGATCGCACTAGGAACAATCAATAATACTACCAAACAATCACTCATAGCTAAAGAGCGAATTATCCAGGCTTTTGCTAATAAAAGTTATTGGCAAGAGCTTAACGCCCAAGATAAAAAATTAATACTCAATGGCTGCATTAAAAAAATATGTGTAGATGGCAACTTTGTTACAACCATTGAGTATCGTTATTAA
- the nifS gene encoding cysteine desulfurase NifS, translated as MSVIYLDNNATTKVDPAVVEAIMPYLTEFYGNPSSMHTFGGQLGKAVRTAREQVAALLGADESEIVFTSCGTEGDNAAIRAALLAQPEKRHIITTQVEHPAVLNVCKQLETQGYTVTYLSVNRHGQLDLDELEASLTGNTALVTIMYANNETGTIFPIEEIGKRVKERGAIFHVDAVQAVGKIPLNMKTSTIDMLTMSGHKIHAPKGIGALYVRRGVRFRPLLIGGHQERGRRAGTENVPGIVGLGKAAELERLHIETAIKRETRLRDRLEQSLLAKIPDCEVNGDITQRLPNTTNIGFKYIEGEAILLLLNKYGICASSGSACTSGSLEPSHVLRAMGLPYTTLHGSIRFSLCRYTTEAQIDRVIEVMPEIVERLRALSPFKNDEAGWLQAQEQTLAHR; from the coding sequence ATGAGTGTTATTTATCTTGATAATAATGCAACTACTAAGGTAGACCCAGCAGTTGTAGAGGCAATTATGCCTTACCTGACAGAGTTTTACGGTAATCCTTCCAGTATGCACACCTTCGGGGGGCAACTAGGGAAAGCAGTAAGAACAGCCAGAGAACAAGTTGCAGCCCTGTTGGGTGCGGATGAGTCAGAAATTGTTTTTACCAGTTGTGGAACGGAAGGTGATAATGCTGCAATTCGCGCCGCATTGTTAGCCCAACCCGAAAAGCGTCACATCATTACCACACAAGTAGAGCACCCCGCAGTCTTAAATGTCTGCAAACAATTAGAAACCCAAGGCTATACTGTTACCTATCTATCAGTCAATCGTCACGGTCAATTGGATCTAGATGAACTAGAAGCCTCCTTGACTGGTAACACCGCCTTGGTGACAATTATGTACGCCAATAACGAAACCGGGACTATCTTCCCTATCGAAGAAATTGGCAAACGTGTGAAAGAACGCGGCGCAATCTTCCACGTAGATGCGGTGCAAGCAGTAGGTAAGATACCTCTGAACATGAAGACCAGCACCATAGATATGTTAACTATGTCTGGTCACAAAATCCACGCACCCAAAGGCATCGGCGCTTTGTATGTGCGTCGAGGTGTGCGATTCCGTCCCTTACTGATTGGTGGACACCAAGAACGTGGTCGCCGTGCAGGGACAGAGAATGTACCCGGAATTGTTGGTTTAGGTAAAGCCGCAGAATTGGAACGGCTGCATATAGAAACAGCGATTAAGAGAGAGACAAGACTGCGCGATCGCCTAGAACAATCCTTACTCGCTAAAATCCCCGACTGCGAAGTTAACGGTGACATTACGCAGAGATTGCCCAACACCACCAATATCGGCTTCAAATACATAGAAGGCGAAGCTATTCTGCTCTTGTTAAACAAATATGGCATCTGTGCGTCGTCTGGTTCGGCTTGTACCTCTGGGTCGCTGGAACCATCCCACGTCCTCCGGGCAATGGGTTTACCATACACCACCCTCCACGGTTCGATTCGCTTCAGTCTTTGTCGCTACACTACAGAAGCTCAAATCGATCGCGTCATCGAAGTCATGCCCGAAATTGTCGAACGTCTCCGCGCCCTTTCCCCCTTCAAAAATGACGAAGCGGGTTGGTTGCAAGCCCAAGAACAAACATTGGCACATCGTTAA
- the nifU gene encoding Fe-S cluster assembly protein NifU codes for MWDYTDKVLELFYDPKNQGVIEDNGEPGVKVATGEVGSIACGDALRLHIKVQVESDQIVDARFQTFGCTSAIASSSALTEMVKGLTLDEALKVSNKDIADYLGGLPEAKMHCSVMGQEALEAAIYNYRGIPRAAHDDDDEGALVCTCFGVSENKVRRVVIENNLTTAEQVTNYIKAGGGCGSCLAKIDDIIKDVKEKNAVTNLNTKGVNLTKEIANSGQKRPLTNVQKIALIQKVLDEEVRPVLIADGGDVELYDVDGDIVKVVLQGACGSCSSSTATLKIAIEARLRDRINPSLVVEAV; via the coding sequence ATGTGGGACTACACAGATAAAGTATTGGAACTGTTTTACGATCCCAAGAATCAGGGAGTTATTGAAGATAATGGCGAACCTGGCGTGAAGGTCGCTACAGGCGAAGTAGGAAGTATTGCTTGCGGTGATGCGCTGAGATTGCACATCAAGGTACAAGTAGAGTCTGATCAGATTGTTGATGCCCGTTTTCAAACCTTTGGCTGTACAAGTGCGATCGCATCTTCCAGCGCCTTGACCGAAATGGTTAAGGGTCTTACCTTGGATGAAGCCCTGAAAGTTTCCAATAAAGACATTGCTGATTATCTTGGTGGCTTGCCAGAAGCCAAAATGCACTGCTCCGTGATGGGGCAAGAAGCTCTGGAAGCTGCTATCTATAACTATCGTGGCATTCCTCGCGCTGCTCATGATGACGATGACGAAGGTGCATTAGTTTGTACTTGCTTCGGTGTCAGCGAAAATAAGGTGCGTCGCGTAGTTATCGAAAATAACCTTACTACTGCGGAACAGGTAACAAATTACATCAAAGCTGGTGGCGGTTGCGGTTCCTGTTTAGCTAAAATTGATGATATCATTAAAGATGTAAAGGAAAAGAACGCTGTAACGAATCTCAACACAAAAGGCGTAAACCTTACTAAAGAAATCGCTAATTCTGGGCAGAAACGACCATTAACCAACGTTCAAAAGATTGCCCTAATTCAAAAAGTATTAGATGAAGAAGTAAGACCCGTATTAATAGCCGACGGTGGAGATGTAGAACTCTACGACGTAGACGGCGATATTGTCAAAGTAGTATTACAAGGCGCGTGTGGCTCGTGTTCAAGCTCTACCGCAACATTAAAGATAGCAATTGAAGCGAGATTACGCGATCGCATTAACCCAAGCCTAGTAGTAGAAGCAGTTTAG
- the nifH gene encoding nitrogenase iron protein: MTDENIRQIAFYGKGGIGKSTTSQNTLAAMAEMGQRIMIVGCDPKADSTRLMLHAKAQTTVLHLAAERGAVEDLELEEVMLTGFRGVKCVESGGPEPGVGCAGRGIITAINFLEENGAYQDLDFVSYDVLGDVVCGGFAMPIREGKAQEIYIVTSGEMMAMYAANNIARGILKYAHSGGVRLGGLICNSRKTDREAELIENLAERLNTQMIHFVPRDNIVQHAELRRMTVNEYAPDSNQGQEYRALAKKIINNDKLTIPTPIEMDELEALLIEYGILDDDTKHADIIGKPAEASK, from the coding sequence ATGACTGACGAAAATATTAGACAGATAGCTTTCTACGGTAAAGGCGGTATCGGTAAGTCTACCACCTCCCAAAACACCCTTGCAGCTATGGCAGAAATGGGTCAACGCATCATGATCGTAGGATGTGACCCTAAAGCTGACTCCACCCGTTTGATGCTCCACGCCAAAGCACAAACCACCGTATTACACTTAGCTGCTGAACGTGGTGCAGTAGAAGACCTAGAACTCGAAGAAGTAATGCTCACCGGTTTCCGTGGCGTTAAGTGCGTAGAGTCTGGTGGTCCAGAACCCGGTGTAGGTTGCGCTGGTCGTGGTATCATCACAGCTATTAACTTCTTGGAAGAAAACGGTGCTTACCAAGACCTAGACTTCGTTTCCTACGACGTATTGGGTGACGTTGTGTGCGGTGGTTTCGCTATGCCTATCCGTGAAGGTAAAGCACAAGAAATCTACATCGTTACTTCTGGTGAAATGATGGCGATGTACGCTGCAAACAACATCGCTCGCGGTATTTTGAAATATGCTCACTCCGGCGGTGTACGCTTGGGTGGTTTGATCTGTAACAGCCGTAAAACAGACCGTGAAGCCGAATTGATCGAAAACTTGGCTGAACGTTTGAACACCCAAATGATTCACTTTGTACCTCGTGACAACATCGTTCAACACGCTGAATTGCGTCGTATGACCGTTAACGAGTACGCACCAGACAGCAACCAAGGTCAAGAATACCGTGCGTTAGCTAAGAAGATCATCAACAACGACAAACTCACCATTCCTACACCAATTGAAATGGATGAACTAGAAGCACTGTTGATCGAATACGGTATCCTTGATGACGATACCAAGCACGCAGATATTATTGGTAAGCCCGCAGAAGCTTCCAAATAG
- the nifD gene encoding nitrogenase molybdenum-iron protein alpha chain, with translation MTPPENKNLVEENKELIQEVLKAYPEKSRKKREKHLNVHEENKSDCGVKSNIKSVPGVMTARGCAYAGSKGVVWGPIKDMIHISHGPVGCGYWSWSGRRNYYVGVTGINSFGTMHFTSDFQERDIVFGGDKKLTKLIEELDVLFPLNRGVSIQSECPIGLIGDDIEAVAKKTSKQIGKPVVPLRCEGFRGVSQSLGHHIANDAIRDWIFPEYDKLKKENRLDFEPSPYDVALIGDYNIGGDAWASRMLLEEMGLRVVAQWSGDGTLNELIQGPAAKLVLIHCYRSMNYICRSLEEQYGMPWMEFNFFGPTKIAASLREIAAKFDSKIQENAEKVIAKYTPVMNSVLEKYRPRLEGNTVMLYVGGLRPRHVVPAFEDLGIKVVGTGYEFAHNDDYKRTTHYIDNATIIYDDVTAYEFEEFVKAKKPDLIASGIKEKYVFQKMGLPFRQMHSWDYSEPSDGVQRSGKIRVFVDGRKMSLFLA, from the coding sequence ATGACACCTCCAGAAAACAAGAATCTTGTAGAAGAAAATAAGGAACTTATTCAAGAAGTTCTCAAAGCTTATCCTGAAAAATCTCGCAAAAAACGCGAAAAACACCTCAACGTTCACGAAGAAAACAAGTCTGATTGCGGCGTTAAGTCTAACATCAAATCTGTTCCTGGTGTAATGACCGCTCGTGGTTGTGCTTATGCAGGTTCTAAGGGTGTGGTTTGGGGTCCTATTAAGGACATGATCCACATCAGCCACGGGCCTGTAGGTTGCGGTTACTGGTCTTGGTCTGGTCGTCGTAACTACTACGTTGGTGTAACTGGTATCAACTCTTTTGGTACTATGCACTTCACCTCAGACTTCCAAGAACGCGACATCGTGTTCGGTGGTGACAAAAAACTCACTAAACTTATCGAAGAACTCGATGTTCTATTCCCTCTAAACCGTGGTGTTTCCATTCAATCTGAATGTCCCATCGGTCTAATTGGGGATGACATCGAAGCTGTAGCTAAGAAAACTTCTAAGCAAATTGGTAAGCCTGTTGTACCCCTACGTTGCGAAGGTTTCCGTGGTGTATCTCAGTCTTTAGGACACCACATCGCTAACGATGCTATCCGTGACTGGATTTTCCCAGAATACGACAAGCTGAAGAAGGAAAACAGACTTGACTTCGAGCCAAGCCCATACGACGTAGCATTAATCGGTGACTACAACATCGGTGGTGATGCTTGGGCAAGCCGGATGCTGTTGGAAGAAATGGGCTTACGTGTAGTAGCTCAGTGGTCTGGTGATGGTACACTCAACGAGTTGATCCAAGGCCCTGCTGCTAAGTTAGTCCTCATCCACTGCTACCGTTCTATGAACTACATCTGCCGTAGTTTGGAAGAACAATACGGTATGCCTTGGATGGAGTTCAACTTCTTCGGCCCCACCAAGATTGCTGCTTCTTTACGTGAAATCGCAGCTAAATTTGATTCCAAGATTCAAGAAAACGCTGAGAAGGTAATTGCTAAGTACACACCAGTAATGAACTCTGTACTTGAGAAGTACCGTCCTCGTTTGGAAGGCAACACCGTAATGCTGTACGTAGGTGGTCTACGTCCTCGTCACGTTGTTCCCGCTTTTGAAGACTTGGGTATCAAGGTTGTTGGTACAGGTTACGAGTTCGCTCACAACGACGACTACAAACGTACCACCCACTACATCGATAACGCTACCATCATTTACGATGACGTTACCGCTTACGAGTTCGAGGAGTTCGTAAAAGCTAAGAAGCCTGATTTAATCGCTTCTGGTATTAAAGAGAAGTACGTCTTCCAAAAGATGGGTCTTCCCTTCCGTCAAATGCACTCTTGGGATTACTCCGAACCTAGCGATGGGGTGCAGAGGTCAGGGAAGATAAGGGTTTTTGTTGATGGGAGAAAAATGAGTCTATTTTTAGCCTAA